One Alnus glutinosa chromosome 3, dhAlnGlut1.1, whole genome shotgun sequence genomic region harbors:
- the LOC133864962 gene encoding L-type lectin-domain containing receptor kinase S.4-like translates to MAEKLISLWVFLLLLCPVKPQDDARPLLDGFSGGFSAAGNNLSLDGVAAAVENNGVLRLTDYSSIMASGHAFYSHPIQFKNSSGEVKSFSTSFAFVIVPQPGKQGGDGLAFAISPVQGIPGGNPGSYIGLFNASNNGNVSNHILAVEFDTYMNAEYGETDNNHVAVDINSIISNKSALVPFNLTSGQAIQAWIDYNSPTNQLNVRLATDSTKPSSILLSSTVNLSQILNESMYIGFSAATGQITSSHYILGWSFNMNGDAKSLNLVQLPKPQLPSTATGTKKNRTGLIVGVSVSGAFAVILLAALTFYMVRRKRKADAVEDWEHDIGPHRFSYEELKKATRGFKEKELLGSGGFGKVYKGTLPKSDTQVAVKRIPQDSKQGLKAFISEVATIGRLRHRNLVLLLGWCRREADLLLVYEFMPNGSLDKHLFDKPQSILSWEQRFKIIKGVASGLLYLHEEWEKTVVHRDIKAGNVLLDSEFNARLSDFGLAKLYEHGSNPSTTRVVGTLGYMAPELTRTSKPTTSSDVYAFGALLLEVICGRRPINPTASSEELMLVDWVWEKWAVGAVLDVVDQRMEGRFDEAEAVLVLKLGLICSNEDAEARPTMRLVLRYLEGELALQEAVEMPYKKKGGAAAGRRTRAIEFEDYTQSIPTASSVYDVDGR, encoded by the coding sequence ATGGCAGAAAAACTCATCTCTCTCTGGGTTTTCCTTCTACTCCTATGTCCAGTAAAGCCTCAAGACGATGCTAGACCCTTGTTGGACGGGTTCAGCGGCGGGTTCAGCGCTGCAGGCAACAACTTGAGCTTAGACGGCGTTGCAGCTGCGGTTGAGAACAATGGCGTACTAAGGCTAACAGACTACTCCTCGATCATGGCTTCCGGCCACGCCTTTTATTCACACCCAATCCAATTCAAGAATTCCAGCGGCGAAGTCAAGTCCTTCTCCACCTCGTTCGCTTTCGTTATAGTCCCCCAGCCTGGGAAACAAGGCGGCGATGGCCTCGCTTTCGCAATCTCTCCCGTACAAGGGATTCCAGGGGGTAATCCAGGCTCTTATATTGGCCTCTTCAACGCCAGCAATAATGGGAACGTCTCCAACCATATATTAGCGGTCGAATTCGACACTTACATGAACGCCGAGTACGGTGAAACCGATAACAACCATGTTGCCGTCGACATCAATAGCATAATATCGAACAAATCTGCACTGGTTCCCTTTAATTTGACGAGTGGTCAGGCAATTCAGGCATGGATCGATTATAATTCGCCAACAAACCAATTAAATGTCAGGCTTGCGACGGACTCTACCAAACCCAGTTCTATACTTTTGTCCTCTACAGTGAACCTCTCACAAATTCTTAATGAATCTATGTACATCGGATTTTCTGCTGCTACTGGTCAAATCACGAGCTCGCATTATATCCTGGGTTGGAGCTTCAACATGAATGGAGATGCTAAATCTCTCAATTTAGTTCAACTTCCTAAGCCCCAGCTCCCCAGTACTGCCactgggaccaaaaagaatcgtACAGGCCTAATTGTTGGCGTCTCAGTTTCAGGTGCTTTCGCTGTCATTTTGCTTGCTGCTTTGACGTTTTACATGGTCAGGAGGAAACGGAAGGCTGATGCGGTTGAGGACTGGGAGCATGATATTGGTCCGCATAGATTTTCTTACGAGGAGCTGAAGAAAGCAACAAGGGGTTTCAAAGAGAAAGAGCTACTTGGATCTGGTGGGTTTGGTAAAGTTTACAAAGGAACTCTGCCGAAGTCAGATACCCAAGTTGCTGTTAAGCGTATTCCTCAGGATTCCAAACAGGGCTTAAAAGCGTTCATATCGGAGGTTGCTACTATCGGTCGTCTGCGTCATAGAAATTTGGTTCTATTATTGGGTTGGTGTCGTCGGGAAGCTGATCTACTACTTGTGTATGAATTCATGCCTAATGGAAGCTTAGACAAGCACCTTTTTGATAAGCCCCAATCAATCCTGAGCTGGGAACAAAGGTTCAAGATCATCAAAGGAGTGGCTTCAGGGCTTCTATACTTACACGAGGAGTGGGAAAAAACTGTAGTTCACAGGGACATCAAGGCCGGAAATGTTTTGTTGGATTCTGAGTTCAATGCAAGGCTGAGCGATTTTGGTCTCGCTAAGCTATACGAGCACGGCTCCAACCCAAGCACCACCAGGGTTGTGGGGACGTTGGGGTATATGGCACCTGAGCTGACGCGCACAAGCAAGCCGACGACCAGCTCCGATGTGTATGCCTTTGGAGCTTTGCTGCTGGAAGTGATATGTGGTAGAAGACCCATTAATCCTACAGCATCGTCTGAGGAGCTCATGCTGGTGGACTGGGTTTGGGAGAAGTGGGCGGTCGGAGCAGTACTTGATGTTGTTGACCAGAGGATGGAGGGCAGGTTCGATGAGGCTGAGGCTGTTTTGGTGCTCAAACTGGGCTTAATTTGTTCCAATGAGGACGCCGAGGCACGCCCTACGATGAGGCTGGTGTTGAGGTACTTGGAGGGCGAGTTGGCGCTGCAGGAGGCGGTGGAGATGCCATATAAGAAAAAAGGTGGTGCTGCCGCTGGTCGTCGGACTCGTGCCATTGAGTTTGAGGATTATACGCAATCCATTCCGACTGCATCGTCGGTGTATGACGTTGATGGTAGGTAG